acagagatagggaggaggctgAGACCATGATTTGGAAACAAAACAAGGATGTGAATATTTACGTGGATCTGTTTGccggaccaggagccagtgtgggtcagcgagcacagggggcgATGGGTGAGCGGGACTCGGggtgagttgggacatgggggCGGCCTTGTTTTGGATGAGGTgatgtttaaggagggtgggaggtgggaggacGAATGGGAGAGCCTTGTCACTCCCTCACgttgcacccccccctccccccccacccctccaccatcttGAGCCACACCAGGCGCTCCCATCACCATCTGCACCCTACCATCCCGCGGACTCGCCAGACAGGGTGCTCACGGTTGGAAGGAAACCCGGAGCGGAACATTCCCGGCGTTCCAGGTTCCTCAGTTGGAGATCTGTTCCTCTTGCCAAGTCAAGGTGGGGATGGCGCTGTAGGGGTCAATCACCATGCGGGCACAGCGCACAATCATGGccaggaggaagaggcagagcaGGGCCAGGAATGCCAGGGCGAAACCCTTGTCCAAGTCAATGTAGTTGTGGTCAGCCTCGCTCCCCATGGACGTCCCTCTGGTGCCACCCCCGTCcagtgcccccctctctctccggatTCTCTGGTCGTCTCCTTCGCAATGGCGTCTTCCTCCTGCCAGGAGAGAATAGTCGCTCATTACTTGGGAAGGTGCGAGCCTCATTGGTAAGGGAGGtgctggcgtagtggtattgtctctggagTAATAACCCAgcgtgatgctctggggaccccactgttcgaatcccaccacagcagatggtggaatttcaataaaataatctggaattaaaagcctaatgatgaccacgaaaccatcgTCAATTGTCGAAAAAAAAActccatctggttctctaatgcccTTCCGGagggggaaatctgctgtccttacccagtctggcctacatgtggctccaaacccacagccatgtggttaacTCTGAACTGCCCTAGTGAGCCACTCAAtttaaggggcaattagggatgggcataaatgctggtctcgtcagcaacgcccacatcccatgaacaaatataagagatggggaagagggtggtgtaactgggctagtaatccagaggcccaggctaatgcctggggacctgggttcaaatcccaccccagcagctggtagagtttaaattcaattaataaaccaggAATTGAAAGCgagtctcagtgatggtaatcaTGGTAGCCAtcatggattgttgtaaaaacccatctggttcactaatgcccctttagggagggaaatctgccatccttatcggtctggcctacatgtgcgtccagaccccacagccatgtggttgactcttaaatgcccctctgaaatggcct
This portion of the Carcharodon carcharias isolate sCarCar2 chromosome 36 unlocalized genomic scaffold, sCarCar2.pri SUPER_36_unloc_1, whole genome shotgun sequence genome encodes:
- the LOC121274297 gene encoding cortexin domain-containing 1-like — translated: MGSEADHNYIDLDKGFALAFLALLCLFLLAMIVRCARMVIDPYSAIPTLTWQEEQISN